A single region of the Caldivirga sp. genome encodes:
- a CDS encoding homoserine kinase: MGTEELIVEAPASIANLGPAFDVAALAVNPPSDIVKVKVSEGDGIVIRNYGEYASSLPSEYRGNSAHLVATKAIEQAGLRRRIEIEVFKRIKPASGLGSSGATSAAVAYALNRLLNLGLGDWDLVELASYGELASAGVRHMDNVAASLLGGLVLVNPTVRRVTRVNFPELSIVVVIEGSKPNTGFMRSILPKAYELSDVVANMANVAQLVASVLMNDLDLFSRVITNDKVAMPYRIKVYEHWGVVKSTLEKHGALGVILSGAGPSIAGFFKEEPPINEIKGELAKAGLSPMVILTKPSNEGVREVNHY, translated from the coding sequence TTGGGTACTGAGGAATTGATCGTTGAAGCTCCTGCATCAATAGCTAACCTTGGCCCAGCCTTTGATGTAGCAGCGCTTGCCGTTAATCCACCAAGTGATATTGTTAAAGTTAAGGTTAGTGAAGGTGACGGCATAGTGATTCGTAATTACGGCGAATATGCCTCAAGCCTACCCAGTGAGTATCGTGGTAACTCAGCTCACCTAGTTGCCACCAAGGCCATTGAACAGGCTGGGTTAAGGAGGAGGATTGAGATTGAAGTGTTTAAGCGAATTAAGCCCGCCAGTGGGTTAGGTAGTAGTGGGGCAACATCTGCTGCGGTGGCGTATGCCTTGAATAGGTTGCTTAACCTAGGCTTAGGTGACTGGGACTTGGTTGAATTAGCGTCATATGGTGAATTAGCCTCCGCTGGTGTTAGGCATATGGATAATGTAGCGGCATCACTGTTAGGGGGCTTAGTGCTAGTTAACCCTACAGTTAGGAGGGTCACTAGGGTCAATTTCCCTGAATTAAGCATAGTTGTGGTTATTGAGGGTTCTAAGCCTAACACTGGATTCATGAGGAGTATTTTACCTAAAGCCTATGAGTTAAGTGATGTAGTGGCCAATATGGCTAACGTTGCTCAATTAGTGGCGTCAGTGTTAATGAATGACCTAGACTTATTCTCAAGGGTCATTACTAACGATAAGGTGGCTATGCCCTATAGGATTAAGGTTTATGAACACTGGGGTGTTGTTAAGAGCACACTTGAGAAGCACGGGGCCTTAGGGGTCATATTAAGTGGGGCTGGACCATCAATAGCAGGTTTCTTCAAGGAGGAACCACCGATTAATGAAATTAAGGGGGAGTTAGCTAAGGCTGGGTTAAGCCCCATGGTTATTTTAACTAAGCCATCTAATGAGGGGGTTAGGGAAGTTAATCATTATTGA
- a CDS encoding aldehyde ferredoxin oxidoreductase N-terminal domain-containing protein produces the protein MRVLNVDLSSGNVSVTSVEAQGPITLGVRVLNSEGTWGNDPLDPSLPFIIGIGPFVGGKLPGVHRVIAVFKSPMTRTVHVAAIGGVAYKFMGSGIDAVVVRGRSEKPTALFISSDGVEIRQVNPVYSYSGLNGVYAFTKYLMDAFSDFFVKFNARAIVVGEASLKTYNGALFSVDVDPRKREFKPGAEDTAARGGPGTVMAQGHNLVAIIAGGSAKARYVKVTDMNLVNKMAMESFKKPFMQVMNEKTIKYRYDPSIGTGGTFGVNYPHYRELLPLFGYKSIYMPRDIRTKHVEAILNLFWKPFNDEVFVKSKSWYNCGDFGCSVVCKKVWRGKKVDYEPFHAAGPFIGNYIFQEAVKIVDLIDEYGFDAIEMGHVTAWIFDSIENGLLKPEEVGLSDKPVFNPYEFVPERDSLKNAKLAGELINGLVNGSTPILKMIAENGIRVSARKLNEMFSDRVKATGKSFNDLVVYVAYGESGYITPNFYWTPGMVAPMYVLGRYWTNYSNTFMKPEDYAKSALERAINEALIDDAGICRFHRGWAEPMLEKMYTEFTGMKPNKNLYKELAEYSIKAGAQPRPWESSRAADVVATLAKEIGSKEWVFESKADYDEWWRRYKVTLDKQLGLVSSTT, from the coding sequence ATGAGAGTACTTAATGTTGACTTATCAAGTGGGAACGTAAGTGTAACTAGTGTTGAGGCGCAAGGACCAATAACCCTCGGGGTCAGAGTACTGAATAGTGAAGGTACTTGGGGCAATGACCCACTGGATCCAAGCTTACCCTTCATTATTGGTATAGGCCCCTTCGTTGGTGGTAAATTACCTGGTGTGCATAGGGTTATTGCAGTGTTTAAAAGTCCAATGACCAGGACTGTTCATGTTGCTGCAATAGGCGGAGTGGCCTATAAGTTCATGGGTTCTGGCATTGATGCTGTGGTTGTTAGGGGGCGTTCTGAGAAACCCACGGCATTATTCATATCTAGTGATGGTGTGGAAATAAGGCAGGTTAACCCAGTGTACTCATACAGTGGGCTTAATGGGGTCTACGCCTTTACTAAGTACCTAATGGATGCGTTTAGTGATTTCTTCGTTAAGTTTAATGCAAGGGCCATTGTAGTGGGTGAGGCATCATTGAAGACGTATAATGGTGCATTATTCTCAGTTGATGTTGACCCAAGGAAGAGGGAGTTTAAGCCAGGTGCAGAGGATACTGCAGCTAGGGGAGGTCCAGGTACAGTAATGGCCCAGGGCCATAATTTAGTAGCTATTATTGCAGGTGGTTCTGCTAAGGCTAGGTACGTTAAGGTAACTGACATGAATCTGGTTAATAAGATGGCGATGGAGTCCTTTAAGAAACCCTTCATGCAGGTTATGAATGAGAAGACTATTAAGTACAGGTATGACCCAAGTATTGGTACTGGTGGGACGTTCGGGGTTAATTACCCACATTACAGGGAGTTACTGCCCCTATTCGGCTATAAGTCAATATACATGCCTAGGGATATTAGGACTAAGCATGTTGAGGCGATCCTTAACTTATTCTGGAAGCCATTTAATGATGAAGTCTTCGTTAAGAGTAAGTCCTGGTACAACTGCGGTGACTTTGGGTGTTCAGTAGTGTGTAAGAAGGTGTGGAGGGGTAAGAAGGTTGATTATGAACCATTCCATGCAGCTGGTCCATTCATAGGGAATTACATTTTCCAGGAGGCGGTTAAAATCGTTGATTTAATCGATGAGTATGGTTTCGACGCCATAGAAATGGGTCATGTTACGGCATGGATCTTCGACTCAATTGAGAATGGCTTACTTAAGCCTGAAGAGGTTGGCCTAAGTGACAAGCCCGTCTTCAACCCCTATGAGTTTGTGCCTGAGAGGGATTCATTGAAGAATGCTAAGCTGGCTGGTGAGTTAATAAATGGTTTAGTTAATGGGTCAACCCCAATCCTTAAGATGATTGCTGAGAATGGTATTAGGGTCTCAGCTAGGAAGCTTAATGAAATGTTCAGTGATAGGGTTAAGGCAACTGGTAAATCATTCAATGACCTGGTGGTTTACGTAGCATACGGGGAATCAGGGTACATAACACCCAACTTCTACTGGACCCCCGGCATGGTTGCCCCAATGTACGTACTGGGTAGGTATTGGACCAACTACTCCAACACGTTCATGAAGCCTGAGGATTACGCTAAATCCGCCCTGGAGAGGGCTATTAATGAGGCCTTAATTGACGATGCTGGGATATGTAGGTTCCACAGGGGCTGGGCTGAACCAATGCTTGAGAAAATGTACACCGAGTTCACTGGGATGAAGCCTAATAAAAACCTTTACAAGGAATTAGCCGAGTACTCAATTAAGGCTGGAGCCCAACCTAGGCCCTGGGAGAGTAGTAGGGCTGCTGACGTAGTTGCAACCTTGGCTAAGGAGATAGGGTCTAAGGAGTGGGTTTTCGAAAGCAAGGCCGACTATGATGAGTGGTGGCGTAGGTATAAGGTAACACTAGATAAGCAGCTTGGTTTGGTTTCATCAACCACTTAA
- the prf1 gene encoding peptide chain release factor aRF-1 — protein sequence MIQLLKRYRGYATTLISLYVNGDRPIPDVLNMLRNEWSVASNIKDKTTRTHVQDALERIINALKGTAKAPPNGLAVFGGFHMEKPGSYKWVMYVIIPPHKITTYKYVCDTHFHTELLEDMVSASSSVFGIIVIERGEAVIALLKGSYWEIVDKVEFYVPNKHHAGGQSALRFKRQTEHLAETFYKLVAEDANKILMQIPNLKGIIVAGPGPTKEDFLKEGGLDSRLMDKIIAIVPACCADISGVLEAIKASEDKLKETEYVKAKKLMEEVMYIAVKKPDYIVYGRDNVLNAIEKGIAKVVLISEDIGEDEIFKLTTMLRGKKVDLVVIPSSVEESLTLSKTFGGYVAILATPSWIMEEWENASQSLIQ from the coding sequence ATGATACAATTACTTAAGAGGTATAGGGGTTATGCAACAACCCTAATATCACTGTACGTTAATGGAGATAGGCCAATACCTGATGTTTTAAACATGCTTAGGAATGAATGGTCAGTTGCAAGCAATATTAAGGATAAGACTACTAGGACTCACGTTCAAGATGCCTTAGAGAGGATAATTAACGCATTAAAGGGCACTGCTAAGGCGCCACCTAATGGCTTAGCTGTATTTGGAGGTTTCCACATGGAGAAGCCGGGTAGCTATAAGTGGGTCATGTATGTAATAATACCGCCGCACAAAATAACAACGTACAAGTACGTATGCGATACGCACTTCCATACTGAGCTCCTTGAGGACATGGTATCAGCGTCATCCTCAGTGTTCGGGATAATAGTCATTGAGAGGGGGGAGGCTGTCATAGCGCTACTTAAGGGTAGTTACTGGGAGATTGTGGATAAGGTTGAGTTCTACGTACCTAATAAGCATCATGCAGGTGGGCAGTCAGCCTTAAGGTTTAAGAGACAGACTGAGCACTTGGCTGAGACCTTCTATAAGCTTGTGGCTGAGGACGCTAATAAGATACTGATGCAGATACCAAACCTTAAGGGTATTATTGTAGCTGGCCCAGGGCCAACTAAGGAGGACTTCCTTAAGGAGGGTGGCTTAGATAGTAGGCTCATGGATAAGATAATTGCAATAGTACCCGCCTGTTGCGCCGACATTAGTGGTGTACTAGAGGCTATTAAGGCATCTGAGGATAAGCTTAAGGAGACTGAGTACGTTAAGGCTAAGAAACTCATGGAGGAGGTAATGTATATTGCCGTCAAGAAACCTGACTACATAGTTTACGGCAGAGATAACGTACTAAACGCCATTGAGAAGGGTATTGCTAAGGTTGTGTTAATAAGTGAGGATATTGGGGAGGATGAGATATTTAAATTAACCACAATGCTCAGGGGTAAGAAAGTAGATCTAGTAGTTATACCAAGCAGTGTTGAGGAGAGCCTAACCTTAAGCAAAACCTTCGGTGGATACGTAGCCATACTGGCTACCCCATCCTGGATAATGGAGGAGTGGGAGAACGCTAGCCAGAGTTTAATTCAGTAA
- a CDS encoding aldehyde ferredoxin oxidoreductase family protein: MHGYAGRIVRFNLSNGSLSIDNVKESWARLFIGGRGLGLRLIMEMGLRLSDVNPYGPENPLIIATGPLGGTRLPLATRAIALFKSPLNNRWNYSTVGGTLGAYLKYSGLDALVLIGASSKPIYLIISDGKVEVRDAGELWGLDTVETERALKRSFKDSAVLTIGPAGENKVPYAAINHEEWRQFGRTGGGAVMGSKMIKAIVFLPSSKNVDVANAKEYEDLVKNLGKLSVTNPGEQSLRNGGTVRLIDVGNNMGFFPSLYWTKVVMPGWEKISWEKVLKPKYLLKNGACLYCPVACHKVVKSSSGGYDLEYETSMALGGLTGVNDPEELIELGELADRLGFDSISLGNSIAFIIYLGEKGIVKDAPKWGDYEGIRRLIIDAAYRRGLGELIALGTRGIGEKLGVSDLAINVKGLEPAGYDPRTLKGMILNNAVSERGADHLWSMAYSIDIAGQGGGRFATGSEKVTAVMDFEERSTLYDSMLLCKFGRYIYDWETMRKALNAVTGFNYTINELKDAAQRIIVMHRYMNGTTIEQDRLPPRWLKEPVMYEGKSYIVTEEEWASMVKEYYRLRGYDERGVPKPETLIKLGVLNND; encoded by the coding sequence ATGCATGGGTATGCAGGACGCATAGTGCGCTTTAATCTAAGTAATGGTTCCTTAAGTATTGATAATGTTAAGGAGTCGTGGGCTAGGTTATTCATTGGAGGTAGGGGACTTGGATTGAGGCTAATAATGGAGATGGGACTTAGGTTAAGTGACGTTAACCCATACGGCCCCGAGAACCCACTCATAATAGCCACAGGCCCACTTGGTGGAACAAGGCTACCCCTAGCCACGAGGGCTATTGCCCTCTTTAAGTCACCGCTTAACAATAGGTGGAACTACTCAACGGTGGGGGGTACATTGGGGGCTTACCTCAAGTACTCAGGGCTTGATGCATTAGTGCTCATTGGCGCGTCAAGTAAGCCTATTTACCTCATTATATCTGACGGTAAGGTTGAGGTTAGGGACGCAGGTGAATTATGGGGCTTAGACACTGTTGAGACGGAGAGAGCACTTAAGCGTTCCTTTAAGGATTCCGCAGTATTAACCATTGGGCCAGCCGGTGAGAATAAGGTGCCTTACGCTGCCATAAATCATGAGGAGTGGAGGCAATTTGGAAGAACAGGCGGTGGAGCTGTAATGGGTTCTAAGATGATTAAGGCCATAGTTTTCCTACCCTCATCGAAGAATGTTGATGTGGCTAATGCTAAGGAGTATGAGGACTTAGTTAAGAACCTTGGTAAACTGTCGGTGACAAACCCTGGTGAACAGTCATTGAGGAATGGGGGTACGGTTAGGCTAATTGATGTTGGTAATAACATGGGCTTCTTCCCAAGCCTCTACTGGACTAAGGTAGTTATGCCTGGGTGGGAGAAGATATCGTGGGAGAAGGTCCTTAAACCCAAGTACCTACTTAAGAATGGGGCATGCCTATATTGCCCAGTGGCCTGCCATAAAGTGGTTAAGTCAAGTAGTGGTGGCTACGACCTAGAGTATGAGACTTCAATGGCCCTTGGAGGATTAACTGGTGTTAATGACCCTGAGGAGTTGATTGAATTAGGTGAATTGGCTGATAGGCTTGGCTTCGACTCAATAAGCCTAGGTAACTCAATAGCGTTCATAATATACCTTGGGGAAAAGGGTATTGTTAAGGATGCACCTAAGTGGGGTGACTATGAGGGTATTAGGAGACTAATAATAGATGCAGCCTACAGGAGGGGCTTAGGTGAGTTAATAGCCCTAGGCACTAGGGGTATTGGGGAGAAGCTTGGTGTCAGTGACTTAGCCATAAATGTTAAGGGCCTTGAACCAGCCGGCTATGACCCAAGGACCCTTAAAGGCATGATTCTTAACAATGCTGTATCTGAAAGGGGTGCAGACCACTTATGGAGCATGGCCTACTCAATTGACATAGCTGGTCAAGGTGGAGGCAGGTTCGCTACTGGCAGTGAAAAGGTAACTGCAGTAATGGATTTTGAGGAGCGTAGCACACTCTACGACTCAATGCTATTGTGTAAATTCGGCAGGTACATTTATGACTGGGAAACCATGCGTAAAGCGCTTAATGCAGTCACAGGCTTCAACTACACTATTAATGAACTTAAGGATGCGGCTCAAAGAATAATAGTGATGCATAGGTACATGAATGGAACAACCATAGAGCAGGATAGGTTACCGCCTAGGTGGCTTAAGGAACCAGTCATGTATGAGGGTAAGAGCTACATTGTCACTGAGGAGGAATGGGCAAGCATGGTTAAGGAGTACTATAGGTTAAGGGGTTATGATGAGAGAGGCGTACCGAAGCCGGAGACCTTAATTAAATTAGGCGTACTCAATAATGATTAA
- a CDS encoding thioredoxin family protein codes for MEVEVFVHPTCSTCHSLIRLLKQWGFINRVKIYDTSIDPHMALERGVRSVPSVFIDGELVFAGIVDFKKLKDILNTGLLTERVALSDDELISRFLRGVLDSVATALWLYINVNCRAFTNDVKFLRAITNLSIYDDGNLNRLIEILKDDEKCRSIVENNKEKFLRVIATNFTREVYWLNGKVNDTDALGNYNLHSVAHWAMVRGSVSRVGLVPHSLSDGEFRGKIEELWSYIRVHFNELMDKVASEQEELRGDSDWVLRN; via the coding sequence ATGGAGGTAGAGGTTTTCGTGCATCCAACGTGCTCAACATGCCATTCCCTCATAAGGCTGCTGAAGCAGTGGGGATTCATAAATAGGGTTAAAATCTACGATACCTCAATTGATCCACACATGGCCTTAGAAAGGGGGGTTAGATCAGTACCAAGCGTGTTCATAGATGGTGAACTAGTGTTCGCTGGTATTGTAGACTTTAAGAAGCTTAAGGATATTCTAAATACTGGGTTACTTACTGAAAGAGTTGCATTGAGTGATGATGAGTTAATTAGCAGGTTCCTGAGGGGTGTATTGGATTCTGTGGCTACTGCACTATGGCTTTACATCAACGTTAACTGCAGGGCCTTCACTAATGACGTGAAGTTCCTTAGGGCAATAACGAACTTATCAATCTATGATGATGGTAATTTAAATAGGTTGATTGAAATCCTTAAGGATGATGAAAAGTGCAGGAGTATTGTGGAGAACAATAAGGAGAAGTTCCTTAGAGTAATAGCAACCAACTTCACTAGGGAGGTTTATTGGCTTAATGGTAAGGTTAATGATACTGACGCATTAGGGAATTACAACCTACACTCAGTAGCACACTGGGCCATGGTCAGGGGTTCAGTCAGTAGGGTTGGCTTAGTCCCGCATAGCCTCAGTGATGGTGAATTCAGGGGTAAGATTGAGGAACTTTGGTCATACATTAGGGTTCACTTCAATGAATTAATGGATAAGGTTGCCTCAGAGCAGGAGGAGCTTAGAGGTGACTCTGATTGGGTACTGAGGAATTGA